A genomic region of Desulfobulbaceae bacterium contains the following coding sequences:
- a CDS encoding YHS domain-containing protein, with protein sequence MGVISLGLLRLLLLVGVGYILYRYLFGKRGSCSCHPKTTATKSDLLAGDILVEDPFCHTYVPQQGAESCTIAGTTYYFCSPECRKKFQSEPRSNA encoded by the coding sequence CTGGGAGTAATCAGTTTGGGATTATTGCGTTTATTGTTGTTGGTCGGGGTGGGGTATATCCTGTACCGGTATTTATTTGGTAAGCGTGGCTCTTGTTCTTGTCACCCTAAGACAACGGCAACCAAGAGCGATCTGCTCGCAGGAGATATTTTGGTTGAAGACCCGTTCTGTCATACGTATGTCCCACAGCAGGGTGCGGAATCGTGCACGATAGCGGGGACAACTTATTACTTTTGCAGCCCGGAGTGCCGCAAAAAATTTCAATCCGAACCAAGGAGCAACGCATGA
- a CDS encoding UPF0280 family protein — protein sequence MRSYRSKVAAEGLVAFEVKLRETDLQILAARDYSEAAMDLVRQCRNQLENYLTKTPSFLSSLSPLPHDLLAPPMIQSMYTASAGAGVGPMAAVAGVVAEFVGRGLQKCYGLTDIVVENGGDIYLQRQSDVTVSVFAGTSPLSHKVGIRLRADQMPAGICTSSGTVGHSLSLGKADAVTVFSSSTALADAVATRIGNEIKNERDIDSALAVAAAIDGVRGVLIIKGTAIGVWGELELLEL from the coding sequence ATACGGAGTTATCGGAGCAAGGTCGCGGCGGAGGGACTTGTTGCCTTCGAGGTTAAGCTTCGGGAAACCGATTTGCAGATATTGGCAGCCAGGGATTATTCTGAGGCGGCAATGGATCTTGTCCGGCAATGCCGGAATCAGTTAGAAAATTATCTGACAAAGACCCCGTCGTTTCTGTCGTCATTGAGTCCGTTGCCCCATGACCTGCTAGCTCCGCCAATGATTCAGTCGATGTACACCGCCTCTGCTGGAGCCGGAGTCGGACCGATGGCGGCGGTGGCCGGAGTTGTGGCTGAGTTTGTTGGCCGAGGTCTGCAAAAATGTTACGGGTTGACCGATATTGTGGTGGAAAATGGGGGAGATATCTACCTGCAGCGTCAGAGCGACGTTACAGTTTCTGTTTTTGCCGGCACCTCACCGTTGAGTCATAAGGTGGGGATCCGCTTGCGTGCGGATCAGATGCCCGCAGGTATTTGTACATCGTCGGGTACAGTGGGTCATTCTTTGAGTTTGGGTAAGGCCGATGCCGTGACAGTGTTTTCATCCTCAACAGCTTTGGCTGACGCGGTCGCAACGAGAATCGGCAATGAGATAAAAAATGAGCGGGATATCGATTCGGCGCTGGCAGTGGCCGCCGCAATTGACGGTGTGCGTGGGGTGCTGATTATTAAAGGTACTGCCATTGGTGTGTGGGGGGAGTTGGAGTTGCTGGAGTTATAA
- a CDS encoding CvpA family protein, whose protein sequence is MTALDIGVIAVSVLFLVRGVWIGFVRQIAFLLALFLGYVAAGTYYPSLSQHLSQVGNPQLRFVITYALLFFGTYVLIMVLGVGLKKVMHITFLGWFDRSMGAVFGLGKAIFISTMVFMALTGIFSSNSVFIQKAFFSQYLTVSAKWMTSIIRDKDLQQELLPKQPAISDFFSNSVPALKSLGGDAR, encoded by the coding sequence ATGACCGCACTGGATATCGGTGTGATTGCCGTGTCAGTTTTGTTTCTGGTCCGAGGCGTATGGATCGGATTTGTTCGTCAAATAGCTTTTTTACTTGCTTTGTTCTTGGGGTATGTGGCGGCGGGTACATATTACCCTTCATTGTCACAACACCTCTCTCAGGTCGGCAATCCGCAACTGCGTTTCGTGATAACCTATGCGCTGCTTTTTTTTGGCACATACGTCTTGATCATGGTACTTGGGGTAGGCCTGAAGAAAGTAATGCATATCACGTTTCTTGGCTGGTTTGACCGGTCGATGGGGGCTGTTTTTGGGTTAGGTAAGGCGATATTTATTTCTACCATGGTGTTTATGGCGCTAACAGGAATTTTTTCGAGCAACAGTGTTTTTATCCAAAAAGCTTTTTTTTCTCAGTACCTTACTGTCAGCGCCAAATGGATGACTTCGATCATCCGGGATAAGGATCTTCAACAAGAGCTGTTGCCCAAGCAGCCGGCCATCTCAGACTTTTTTTCCAATTCGGTACCAGCTTTGAAGTCGCTGGGTGGGGATGCCCGCTAG
- a CDS encoding 4-hydroxy-tetrahydrodipicolinate reductase — MTKVIIAGAAGRMGKRIAAMVNDHKDLLVAGGFELLGNPCVGMDIGEVAGIGRLGVAISDDIRKIIDAGDVIIDFTFHEATMPLARIAAQHKKAMVIGTTGLTQENLAELKELSRNFSCVQSPNMAVGVNVLFKAAAKIASVLGDGYDIEIVEAHHRMKKDAPSGTALKLGEVVAEAVNRKLEKVGVYSRHGMIGARTDQEIGIQTIRAGDIVGEHTVYFAGAGERIEITHRAHSRDNFAQGAALAAAWVTSQKHGLYTMFDVLGLQDF; from the coding sequence ATGACGAAAGTGATTATTGCAGGTGCGGCTGGGCGGATGGGGAAGAGAATCGCAGCTATGGTCAATGACCATAAGGATCTGCTGGTGGCTGGTGGCTTTGAATTGCTTGGTAATCCTTGTGTCGGGATGGATATTGGTGAGGTGGCTGGGATTGGCCGCCTGGGGGTCGCCATCAGTGATGATATCCGCAAGATCATTGATGCGGGTGATGTGATTATTGATTTTACATTTCATGAGGCTACCATGCCCCTGGCCAGGATAGCGGCCCAGCACAAGAAGGCCATGGTTATCGGCACGACTGGTCTGACTCAAGAGAATCTGGCGGAACTTAAGGAACTGAGCAGGAACTTTTCCTGTGTTCAATCGCCGAACATGGCGGTTGGTGTCAATGTCTTGTTTAAGGCGGCCGCTAAAATTGCCTCAGTCCTTGGCGATGGCTACGATATTGAGATTGTCGAGGCTCACCACCGGATGAAGAAGGATGCTCCCAGCGGCACGGCACTGAAGCTTGGCGAGGTGGTGGCAGAAGCGGTTAACAGAAAGCTGGAGAAGGTAGGGGTTTATTCGAGGCATGGGATGATCGGCGCTCGTACTGATCAGGAGATCGGCATCCAGACCATCCGGGCCGGTGATATTGTTGGTGAACATACAGTTTATTTTGCCGGGGCTGGCGAGCGGATTGAGATCACTCATCGAGCCCATAGCCGGGACAACTTTGCCCAAGGAGCCGCCCTGGCCGCTGCCTGGGTTACTTCCCAGAAACATGGTCTCTACACCATGTTTGACGTCCTGGGGTTACAGGATTTTTAG
- a CDS encoding 4'-phosphopantetheinyl transferase superfamily protein gives MDTSNITQTPIISGFMKNSKGFPCKSWMEHSLLSADQITTCRSLLLRDESDLALAVIGLKGLGADLSREGQTVENRYLNPCEQTRFNSFSFPKRKREWLGGRIAAKKAAIHLLPNIIPTESAYHSLQVDNDPAGRPYLLNQECRVDSTSDNDIRHPTLPEISISHSGEVAAALAVTRSPCGLDVQRITAKAISVQERFASSAEQAVLKTAPLLQKTGEAEALTLLWAAKESLRKAIACHPLLSFNEVHLCHLEETPHDGLIARCTSPRLHPEPLPPVFLALSEGYAWAITINYSILIPL, from the coding sequence TTGGACACTTCGAACATTACTCAGACGCCAATCATTTCCGGTTTCATGAAAAATAGCAAGGGGTTTCCCTGCAAATCTTGGATGGAACATTCACTGCTCTCCGCCGATCAAATCACCACCTGCCGTTCCTTGCTTCTGAGAGATGAGTCCGACTTGGCTTTAGCCGTCATCGGACTGAAAGGCCTCGGCGCTGATCTGAGCCGTGAAGGACAGACCGTGGAAAATAGATATCTTAATCCCTGTGAACAAACTCGGTTTAACTCCTTTTCCTTTCCCAAGCGCAAACGGGAGTGGTTAGGCGGTCGAATCGCCGCCAAAAAGGCCGCTATTCACCTCTTGCCGAATATCATCCCCACCGAGAGCGCCTATCATTCCCTACAAGTCGATAATGATCCTGCAGGACGCCCCTATCTGCTAAATCAAGAGTGTAGAGTAGATTCAACATCAGACAACGACATCCGCCATCCAACCCTCCCCGAAATCTCCATCTCCCATAGCGGAGAAGTTGCGGCTGCCCTCGCCGTTACCCGCTCCCCCTGCGGCCTTGACGTCCAAAGAATCACGGCCAAGGCCATCTCCGTCCAGGAACGATTTGCATCCTCCGCCGAACAGGCCGTGCTCAAAACTGCCCCTCTCCTTCAAAAGACCGGCGAGGCCGAGGCTCTCACCCTCCTTTGGGCTGCCAAGGAATCTCTGCGCAAGGCGATAGCCTGCCATCCGCTTCTTAGTTTCAACGAAGTGCACCTCTGCCACCTTGAAGAAACTCCTCACGACGGGCTGATTGCCCGATGCACCAGCCCTCGCCTCCACCCCGAACCTCTTCCTCCTGTCTTTCTTGCCCTCAGTGAAGGATATGCCTGGGCCATCACCATCAACTATTCTATACTCATACCCCTTTAA
- a CDS encoding glycosyltransferase — protein MSTAQKTLSISIIIPTRNEAEHIAQTIERATDDNVCEILIVDCGSADETQKIALQRGARVISSPPGRARQMNAGAAVAQGDILLFLHGDTLLPLGFADLVITLLNKEGVIAGAFSLAINLPGTGPLIVSAMTNVRSRALQLPYGDQGLFLTRHTFIEIGGYPDEPLLEDVLLVRRLKQKGRIAIVKSSALTSGRRWRELGLVRTTLINQAIILGHLAGIPTQRLQSWYRIGKKV, from the coding sequence ATGTCGACCGCCCAGAAGACCTTGTCCATATCGATTATCATTCCCACCCGGAATGAGGCCGAACACATCGCCCAAACGATAGAGCGCGCCACGGATGACAACGTATGCGAGATCCTTATCGTGGACTGCGGCAGCGCCGATGAGACGCAAAAAATTGCCCTCCAGCGTGGCGCACGTGTTATCTCATCACCCCCTGGCCGAGCTCGACAGATGAACGCCGGCGCCGCCGTTGCCCAGGGTGACATCCTTCTCTTCCTCCATGGCGACACCTTACTCCCTCTCGGGTTCGCCGACTTGGTCATTACGCTCTTAAACAAAGAGGGGGTGATAGCAGGCGCTTTCTCCCTAGCGATCAACCTACCAGGAACAGGCCCCTTGATCGTATCAGCAATGACTAATGTCCGTTCCCGCGCCCTGCAACTGCCGTATGGTGATCAGGGTCTCTTTCTTACTCGTCACACGTTTATTGAGATAGGAGGATATCCGGATGAGCCCCTTCTTGAGGATGTGCTTCTTGTGCGCCGCCTAAAGCAAAAGGGCCGGATTGCCATAGTCAAGTCGTCAGCGCTGACCTCGGGGAGGCGCTGGCGAGAACTAGGCCTCGTGCGCACCACCCTGATCAATCAAGCCATCATCTTAGGCCACCTAGCGGGCATCCCCACCCAGCGACTTCAAAGCTGGTACCGAATTGGAAAAAAAGTCTGA
- a CDS encoding glycosyltransferase yields MPQQPNILAIFTRFPTPGTTKTRLIPRLGPDGAAALHRQMTERVLAHAKKFCSQSAAVLEIHFHGGSLEAMKQWLGPHTLIRQKGASLGDRMEHTFHTAFASGANKTVIIGTDCPGLTHDIISQAFTTLENSSLVLGPAQDGGYYLIGLTTPSPALFVNIDWGTPTVLAQTLLRAQSLTVSQLPPLHDVDRPEDLVHIDYHSHPE; encoded by the coding sequence ATGCCTCAACAACCTAACATACTAGCAATTTTCACCAGATTTCCCACACCGGGCACCACCAAGACACGGCTCATTCCCAGACTCGGGCCTGACGGAGCAGCAGCCCTACATCGACAGATGACCGAACGCGTCCTTGCTCACGCCAAAAAATTCTGCAGCCAGTCCGCCGCGGTCCTCGAAATTCACTTCCACGGCGGGTCCCTGGAGGCCATGAAACAGTGGCTCGGCCCGCACACCCTGATAAGACAGAAAGGAGCTTCCCTGGGAGATCGAATGGAACACACCTTTCACACGGCCTTTGCCTCGGGGGCAAACAAAACAGTTATCATTGGCACTGACTGTCCCGGACTCACTCATGATATCATCAGCCAAGCCTTCACCACCCTTGAGAACAGCTCGCTGGTACTGGGGCCAGCCCAGGATGGAGGCTATTATCTCATTGGACTCACCACTCCCTCTCCAGCGCTCTTTGTAAATATTGACTGGGGAACTCCTACTGTGCTCGCGCAAACCCTGCTCAGGGCCCAGTCCTTGACCGTCAGTCAACTACCCCCCCTTCATGATGTCGACCGCCCAGAAGACCTTGTCCATATCGATTATCATTCCCACCCGGAATGA
- the folK gene encoding 2-amino-4-hydroxy-6-hydroxymethyldihydropteridine diphosphokinase, giving the protein MALVFIGLGSNVGAGRVNLREAWRRLGGLTGVTTLILSQPYRSEPVGIASEQWFTNAVGVCETKLSPHELLALLLQTEQSMGRDRTQGKDRVIDLDILYYNDVVISEPELVIPHPELANRLFVLAPLAELAPDHLHPVSQATTLVMRQRVLGQAVDQISWE; this is encoded by the coding sequence ATGGCCTTGGTTTTTATCGGTCTGGGTTCGAATGTCGGCGCTGGCCGGGTCAATCTGCGAGAGGCTTGGCGACGCCTGGGAGGACTCACCGGGGTGACTACGCTGATTTTGTCCCAGCCGTATCGTTCTGAGCCGGTGGGTATTGCCTCGGAACAGTGGTTCACCAATGCTGTGGGTGTTTGCGAGACTAAGTTGTCCCCCCATGAACTGCTTGCCCTGCTCTTGCAGACTGAGCAGTCTATGGGGCGTGATCGTACGCAAGGTAAGGATCGGGTGATCGACCTTGACATTCTTTATTATAACGACGTGGTTATCAGCGAACCTGAGCTTGTCATCCCCCACCCCGAGCTTGCCAACCGTCTTTTCGTCTTAGCCCCGCTTGCGGAGCTGGCCCCTGATCATCTTCATCCGGTAAGCCAAGCCACGACCTTGGTGATGAGACAGCGGGTGCTTGGACAGGCAGTGGATCAAATTTCCTGGGAGTAA
- a CDS encoding 4-hydroxy-tetrahydrodipicolinate synthase: MTQFKGAYVAIVTPFIDGKLDEQGLKDLIEFQIAGGTNGIVPCGTTGESATLSHEEHHRVVELTVQTVNGRVPVLAGTGSNSTAETIELTRHAKAAGADGSLMITPYYNRPSPEGLYQHFKTVAEAVDIPIILYNVPSRTGVNMTPETVARCATIENVVGIKEATANLCQISDVIRLCPKGFSVLSGDDFTALPTIAIGGSGLISVTSNVAPTDMAAVINLALAGDYETARLAHYKLFPLMYAMFYETNPVPAKMTLELMGKIKSGAPRLPLAKMTEDNLVKLKKTLSECGLI, from the coding sequence ATGACACAGTTTAAAGGGGCATATGTTGCTATCGTCACACCATTTATTGATGGCAAGCTAGACGAGCAGGGGCTGAAGGATCTGATCGAGTTCCAGATTGCGGGTGGAACCAATGGGATTGTGCCCTGCGGAACTACCGGAGAGTCAGCGACCTTGAGCCATGAAGAGCATCACCGGGTGGTGGAGTTGACTGTTCAGACGGTCAATGGCCGAGTTCCGGTTTTGGCCGGGACTGGTTCCAACAGCACGGCAGAGACCATCGAACTCACCCGTCACGCTAAGGCTGCTGGCGCTGACGGCTCGCTGATGATCACCCCCTATTATAATCGGCCCTCCCCTGAAGGTCTTTATCAGCATTTCAAGACTGTGGCTGAGGCGGTGGATATCCCGATTATCCTTTATAACGTACCGAGCCGCACTGGAGTCAATATGACTCCGGAAACCGTGGCCCGTTGTGCCACCATAGAAAATGTTGTCGGGATCAAGGAGGCTACAGCGAACCTCTGTCAGATCAGTGACGTTATCCGTCTCTGTCCTAAGGGTTTTTCTGTGCTCTCCGGCGATGACTTTACCGCTTTGCCTACTATTGCGATCGGTGGCAGTGGATTGATTTCGGTGACCTCAAACGTCGCTCCCACGGACATGGCTGCCGTTATCAACCTCGCCTTGGCCGGCGACTACGAAACCGCGCGGCTTGCTCATTACAAGCTTTTTCCTTTGATGTATGCAATGTTTTATGAAACCAATCCGGTCCCAGCCAAGATGACCTTGGAGCTGATGGGTAAAATCAAATCTGGCGCTCCGCGTCTGCCCTTGGCCAAGATGACGGAGGACAATCTTGTTAAGCTCAAAAAGACCTTGAGTGAGTGTGGCTTGATTTAA
- the fsa gene encoding fructose-6-phosphate aldolase gives MKFFIDTANVSEIREAVALGMVDGVTTNPSLIAREKRPFEEIIREITELVDGPISAEVISLEAAGMVEEGRKLAAIHSNIVIKVPMTAEGLKATRIFSAEGIKTNVTLVFSATQALLAAKAGATYASPFVGRLDDISLIGMDLIGDIMTIYDNYGYSTEVIVASVRNPTHVLDAALIGAHIATIPFKVILQLAQHPLTDRGIDSFLADWEKRKK, from the coding sequence ATGAAATTCTTTATTGATACCGCAAACGTTTCCGAAATCCGTGAGGCGGTTGCCTTGGGCATGGTTGACGGCGTAACGACTAACCCGTCCCTGATTGCCCGGGAAAAGCGTCCTTTCGAAGAGATTATCAGGGAGATCACGGAGCTGGTCGATGGCCCGATAAGCGCTGAGGTCATCAGCCTTGAGGCCGCGGGTATGGTTGAAGAGGGTCGGAAGCTTGCCGCGATTCACAGCAATATCGTTATCAAGGTGCCGATGACGGCAGAAGGGCTGAAGGCCACTCGCATTTTTTCTGCCGAGGGGATCAAGACTAATGTCACTTTGGTTTTTTCAGCGACTCAGGCGCTGCTTGCCGCCAAGGCTGGAGCCACTTATGCCAGTCCCTTTGTTGGTCGGTTGGATGATATTTCCTTGATAGGAATGGACTTGATCGGCGATATTATGACCATATACGATAACTATGGCTACTCCACTGAGGTTATTGTCGCCTCGGTCCGTAATCCGACCCATGTTCTAGATGCGGCGCTGATTGGCGCTCATATCGCCACCATCCCCTTCAAGGTCATCTTGCAGTTGGCTCAACATCCGCTGACTGACCGAGGCATCGATAGTTTCCTGGCTGATTGGGAGAAGCGGAAGAAGTAG